A stretch of the Apteryx mantelli isolate bAptMan1 chromosome 3, bAptMan1.hap1, whole genome shotgun sequence genome encodes the following:
- the SGK1 gene encoding serine/threonine-protein kinase Sgk1 isoform X2, with product MRGKEEKSSLKAFMKQRRMGLNDFIQKIATNSYACKHPEVQSILKISQPQEPELMNANPSPPPSPSQQINLGPSSNPHAKPSDFHFLKVIGKGSFGKVLLARHKAEEQFYAVKVLQKKAILKKKEEKHIMSERNVLLKNVKHPFLVGLHFSFQTADKLYFVLDYINGGELFYHLQRERCFLEPRARFYAAEIASALGYLHSLNIVYRDLKPENILLDSQGHIVLTDFGLCKENIEHNGTTSTFCGTPEYLAPEVLHKQPYDRTVDWWCLGAVLYEMLYGLPPFYSRNTAEMYDNILNKPLQLKPNITNSARHLLEGLLQKDRTKRLGAKEDFMEIKNHIFFSPINWDDLINKKITPPFNPNVSGPSDLRHFDPEFTDEPVPNSIGQSPDSILITASVKEAAEAFLGFSYAPPMDSFL from the exons ATGAGAGGCAAAGAGGAGAAATCTTCGCTGAAAG ctttcatGAAGCAGAGAAGAATGGGGCTGAACGACTTCATTCAGAAGATAGCCACCAACTCCTATGCATGCAAGCA CCCTGAAGTTCAGTCTATCTTGAAAATCTCCCAGCCTCAAGAGCCTGAACTTATGAATGCTAATCCTTCTCCTCCG CCCAGTCCTTCACAGCAGATCAATCTTGGTCCATCATCCAACCCGCATGCCAAACCATCAGACTTTCATTTCTTAAAAGTGATCGGAAAAGGCAGCTTTGGGAAG GTTCTCCTTGCACGACATAAGGCAGAAGAACAATTCTATGCTGTTAAAGTCCTGCAGAAAAAAGCAATCCTGAAAAAGAAGGAG GAGAAACACATTATGTCAGAGCGCAATGTCCTGCTGAAGAATGTGAAACACCCCTTCCTGGTTGGGCTTCACTTTTCCTTCCAAACGGCAGACAAGTTGTATTTTGTCCTAGACTACATCAATGGTGGAGAG TTGTTTTACCATCTCCAGCGGGAACGTTGCTTCCTGGAACCGAGAGCCCGTTTTTATGCTGCTGAAATAGCCAGTGCACTGGGCTACCTCCACTCCCTGAACATAGTTTATCG TGACTTGAAGCCAGAGAATATCCTGCTTGACTCTCAGGGACACATTGTCTTGACCGACTTTGGACTCTGCAAGGAGAACATAGAGCACAATGGCACGACCTCCACCTTCTGTGGCACACCGGAG TATCTTGCTCCTGAAGTTCTTCACAAGCAGCCCTATGACAGGACTGTTGACTGGTGGTGCCTTGGAGCAGTTTTATATGAAATGCTTTATGGCCTG CCGCCTTTCTACAGCAGAAACACAGCAGAAATGTACGATAATATCTTGAACAAACCGTTGCAGTTGAAGCCAAATATTACCAACTCTGCTAGGCATCTCCTGGAAGGCCTTTTGCAAAAGGATAGGACGAAGAGGCTTGGTGCCAAGGAGGACTTT ATGGAGATTAAGAATCACATCTTCTTCTCCCCAATTAACTGGGATGATCTTATAAATAAGAAGATTACACCCCCTTTTAACCCAAATGTG AGCGGCCCCAGTGACCTGCGACACTTCGATCCTGAGTTTACGGATGAGCCAGTCCCCAACTCCATTGGCCAGTCTCCAGACAGCATCCTCATTACTGCCAGTGTCAAAGAAGCTGCTGAGGCTTTTTTGGGCTTCTCGTATGCTCCACCCATGGACTCTTTCTTGTGA
- the SGK1 gene encoding serine/threonine-protein kinase Sgk1 isoform X1 — protein sequence MTVKAAGPALSYAKMRGMVAILIAFMKQRRMGLNDFIQKIATNSYACKHPEVQSILKISQPQEPELMNANPSPPPSPSQQINLGPSSNPHAKPSDFHFLKVIGKGSFGKVLLARHKAEEQFYAVKVLQKKAILKKKEEKHIMSERNVLLKNVKHPFLVGLHFSFQTADKLYFVLDYINGGELFYHLQRERCFLEPRARFYAAEIASALGYLHSLNIVYRDLKPENILLDSQGHIVLTDFGLCKENIEHNGTTSTFCGTPEYLAPEVLHKQPYDRTVDWWCLGAVLYEMLYGLPPFYSRNTAEMYDNILNKPLQLKPNITNSARHLLEGLLQKDRTKRLGAKEDFMEIKNHIFFSPINWDDLINKKITPPFNPNVSGPSDLRHFDPEFTDEPVPNSIGQSPDSILITASVKEAAEAFLGFSYAPPMDSFL from the exons ATGACCGTGAAGGCCGCGGGCCCCGCGCTGAGCTACGCCAAGATGAGGGGGATGGTGGCGATACTCATCG ctttcatGAAGCAGAGAAGAATGGGGCTGAACGACTTCATTCAGAAGATAGCCACCAACTCCTATGCATGCAAGCA CCCTGAAGTTCAGTCTATCTTGAAAATCTCCCAGCCTCAAGAGCCTGAACTTATGAATGCTAATCCTTCTCCTCCG CCCAGTCCTTCACAGCAGATCAATCTTGGTCCATCATCCAACCCGCATGCCAAACCATCAGACTTTCATTTCTTAAAAGTGATCGGAAAAGGCAGCTTTGGGAAG GTTCTCCTTGCACGACATAAGGCAGAAGAACAATTCTATGCTGTTAAAGTCCTGCAGAAAAAAGCAATCCTGAAAAAGAAGGAG GAGAAACACATTATGTCAGAGCGCAATGTCCTGCTGAAGAATGTGAAACACCCCTTCCTGGTTGGGCTTCACTTTTCCTTCCAAACGGCAGACAAGTTGTATTTTGTCCTAGACTACATCAATGGTGGAGAG TTGTTTTACCATCTCCAGCGGGAACGTTGCTTCCTGGAACCGAGAGCCCGTTTTTATGCTGCTGAAATAGCCAGTGCACTGGGCTACCTCCACTCCCTGAACATAGTTTATCG TGACTTGAAGCCAGAGAATATCCTGCTTGACTCTCAGGGACACATTGTCTTGACCGACTTTGGACTCTGCAAGGAGAACATAGAGCACAATGGCACGACCTCCACCTTCTGTGGCACACCGGAG TATCTTGCTCCTGAAGTTCTTCACAAGCAGCCCTATGACAGGACTGTTGACTGGTGGTGCCTTGGAGCAGTTTTATATGAAATGCTTTATGGCCTG CCGCCTTTCTACAGCAGAAACACAGCAGAAATGTACGATAATATCTTGAACAAACCGTTGCAGTTGAAGCCAAATATTACCAACTCTGCTAGGCATCTCCTGGAAGGCCTTTTGCAAAAGGATAGGACGAAGAGGCTTGGTGCCAAGGAGGACTTT ATGGAGATTAAGAATCACATCTTCTTCTCCCCAATTAACTGGGATGATCTTATAAATAAGAAGATTACACCCCCTTTTAACCCAAATGTG AGCGGCCCCAGTGACCTGCGACACTTCGATCCTGAGTTTACGGATGAGCCAGTCCCCAACTCCATTGGCCAGTCTCCAGACAGCATCCTCATTACTGCCAGTGTCAAAGAAGCTGCTGAGGCTTTTTTGGGCTTCTCGTATGCTCCACCCATGGACTCTTTCTTGTGA
- the SGK1 gene encoding serine/threonine-protein kinase Sgk1 isoform X3 — MKQRRMGLNDFIQKIATNSYACKHPEVQSILKISQPQEPELMNANPSPPPSPSQQINLGPSSNPHAKPSDFHFLKVIGKGSFGKVLLARHKAEEQFYAVKVLQKKAILKKKEEKHIMSERNVLLKNVKHPFLVGLHFSFQTADKLYFVLDYINGGELFYHLQRERCFLEPRARFYAAEIASALGYLHSLNIVYRDLKPENILLDSQGHIVLTDFGLCKENIEHNGTTSTFCGTPEYLAPEVLHKQPYDRTVDWWCLGAVLYEMLYGLPPFYSRNTAEMYDNILNKPLQLKPNITNSARHLLEGLLQKDRTKRLGAKEDFMEIKNHIFFSPINWDDLINKKITPPFNPNVSGPSDLRHFDPEFTDEPVPNSIGQSPDSILITASVKEAAEAFLGFSYAPPMDSFL, encoded by the exons atGAAGCAGAGAAGAATGGGGCTGAACGACTTCATTCAGAAGATAGCCACCAACTCCTATGCATGCAAGCA CCCTGAAGTTCAGTCTATCTTGAAAATCTCCCAGCCTCAAGAGCCTGAACTTATGAATGCTAATCCTTCTCCTCCG CCCAGTCCTTCACAGCAGATCAATCTTGGTCCATCATCCAACCCGCATGCCAAACCATCAGACTTTCATTTCTTAAAAGTGATCGGAAAAGGCAGCTTTGGGAAG GTTCTCCTTGCACGACATAAGGCAGAAGAACAATTCTATGCTGTTAAAGTCCTGCAGAAAAAAGCAATCCTGAAAAAGAAGGAG GAGAAACACATTATGTCAGAGCGCAATGTCCTGCTGAAGAATGTGAAACACCCCTTCCTGGTTGGGCTTCACTTTTCCTTCCAAACGGCAGACAAGTTGTATTTTGTCCTAGACTACATCAATGGTGGAGAG TTGTTTTACCATCTCCAGCGGGAACGTTGCTTCCTGGAACCGAGAGCCCGTTTTTATGCTGCTGAAATAGCCAGTGCACTGGGCTACCTCCACTCCCTGAACATAGTTTATCG TGACTTGAAGCCAGAGAATATCCTGCTTGACTCTCAGGGACACATTGTCTTGACCGACTTTGGACTCTGCAAGGAGAACATAGAGCACAATGGCACGACCTCCACCTTCTGTGGCACACCGGAG TATCTTGCTCCTGAAGTTCTTCACAAGCAGCCCTATGACAGGACTGTTGACTGGTGGTGCCTTGGAGCAGTTTTATATGAAATGCTTTATGGCCTG CCGCCTTTCTACAGCAGAAACACAGCAGAAATGTACGATAATATCTTGAACAAACCGTTGCAGTTGAAGCCAAATATTACCAACTCTGCTAGGCATCTCCTGGAAGGCCTTTTGCAAAAGGATAGGACGAAGAGGCTTGGTGCCAAGGAGGACTTT ATGGAGATTAAGAATCACATCTTCTTCTCCCCAATTAACTGGGATGATCTTATAAATAAGAAGATTACACCCCCTTTTAACCCAAATGTG AGCGGCCCCAGTGACCTGCGACACTTCGATCCTGAGTTTACGGATGAGCCAGTCCCCAACTCCATTGGCCAGTCTCCAGACAGCATCCTCATTACTGCCAGTGTCAAAGAAGCTGCTGAGGCTTTTTTGGGCTTCTCGTATGCTCCACCCATGGACTCTTTCTTGTGA